A genomic window from Halogeometricum borinquense DSM 11551 includes:
- a CDS encoding DUF7286 family protein, which translates to MRLADDNRGRVPFALVGVLLLVGSSTFAASLASPDTGVVDRSTDVAMERVDAETTAALRVAVREAACAAARDPVTTPANSAVGRTLGPNETFHNYLRLRIALAARDALSGVEHRRGMTTARATLPPLSAGLDAAVRNVSVSSENEGRALTVAVSNVSLVATHEDRVVATRTVTRRVTVAVPVLALHARTTDYQRRLNESPVYAPGLARRTTAGLLAITQARALGQYAGAPIENVLGNRHVELSTNAGVLAAQRASFGRVDPDAKRGVRAATLRTGLTDLLSPVAGGSTTEKLVSATPSPNPRPTPTTMPTGTLTVGVNETADDAFLAFLRGTDDSSDTALDSVIRTGYTPSVTVVSDVLDENEGHRPAPEAPDSSDVSWSLAAEDVDSDVSVVDRGTAAPPSVGVGARAFKTTTRQVVVRHTVTRTWRAANHSSRTTTAQWTDRYRVRVAVVGSLRSLPGPDRAVEPLFERGGALSGPNLESVARLARDELAARGGANTVARQAVTGSADYDPARAETDRPSALRAWVYADVAALRERVRNVSVDVAAQETATGHANTAATLAAALRDRRAELVDAPATYDGVADRVRVAARAAYLDTVLARLDERAAEAAGRNDRLQDALASRGVNATATRDRLSSRTTADTRELSNSSAAFVPDGDPAYLSLSGVDGRAIDGVADDATYTPLAARNTNLFTLPYGDLADAVVGDIFGPGGEVSLRTAGRALVAADRTLAVQSDSTLRRRSNELRKEVKHSLAPVRETAASTVERETDLTHAESEDAVAAGLAHWDGVGQRAVAASNDSLATAIATEADLDGEMAQDRVATALRVELRETTTASRVRVSEAAVNGTATRTRTLVRELGREAASRGADRLTSHALNGTLGAVPAGLPLSPTMSPWVATTNLWVVEAHGAYARFTVSAGDGAVPTTYVRDGSVVRLDVDGDGSREAIGSNERIGFELRTVVVAAVPPGGNGVGDIDGDAFETSEAWSGSAPGPRCDTPTGRCPRE; encoded by the coding sequence GAGACGACTGCCGCGCTCCGGGTCGCTGTCCGCGAAGCGGCATGCGCGGCGGCGAGGGATCCCGTGACGACACCCGCGAACTCCGCGGTCGGTCGAACGCTCGGCCCGAACGAAACGTTCCATAACTATCTACGGCTCCGGATCGCACTCGCTGCCCGTGACGCGCTTTCGGGAGTCGAACATCGTCGCGGGATGACGACAGCGAGAGCCACCTTGCCACCGCTCTCTGCCGGTCTTGATGCGGCGGTTCGGAACGTCTCCGTATCGAGTGAGAACGAGGGTCGCGCTCTCACAGTCGCCGTTAGTAACGTCTCGCTCGTCGCTACTCACGAGGACCGCGTGGTCGCCACCCGGACAGTGACACGCCGCGTGACCGTCGCAGTTCCCGTCCTCGCACTCCACGCGCGGACGACCGATTACCAGCGACGACTGAACGAATCGCCCGTGTATGCGCCCGGTCTGGCGCGTCGCACGACGGCAGGACTCCTTGCTATCACGCAGGCACGCGCCCTCGGTCAGTACGCGGGTGCGCCAATCGAGAACGTCCTCGGCAACCGCCACGTTGAACTCTCGACCAACGCGGGCGTCCTCGCCGCCCAGCGTGCATCGTTCGGCCGCGTTGATCCCGACGCCAAGCGAGGTGTTCGTGCGGCGACGCTCCGAACCGGCCTTACCGACCTCCTGTCCCCGGTCGCTGGCGGATCGACGACCGAGAAACTCGTCTCTGCGACACCGAGTCCGAACCCCCGACCGACACCGACTACGATGCCGACGGGAACTCTCACTGTCGGCGTCAACGAAACTGCAGATGACGCGTTTCTCGCGTTCCTTCGCGGGACCGATGATTCCTCCGACACGGCTCTTGACTCGGTCATTCGCACCGGATACACGCCGAGCGTGACAGTCGTCAGCGACGTCCTCGACGAAAACGAGGGACACCGTCCCGCGCCCGAGGCACCTGATTCGTCCGACGTGTCGTGGTCGCTCGCCGCCGAAGACGTAGATAGTGATGTCTCCGTAGTTGATCGCGGGACAGCAGCACCGCCGTCTGTCGGCGTCGGCGCACGCGCGTTCAAGACGACGACGCGGCAAGTCGTCGTCCGGCACACCGTTACTCGGACGTGGCGCGCGGCGAATCACTCGAGTCGAACGACGACGGCGCAGTGGACCGACCGGTACCGCGTCCGCGTCGCCGTCGTCGGGTCGCTTCGGTCGCTGCCGGGACCGGACCGCGCCGTAGAACCGCTGTTCGAACGCGGTGGGGCGCTTTCGGGACCGAATCTCGAATCCGTCGCCCGTCTCGCGCGCGACGAACTCGCCGCTCGGGGTGGTGCGAACACCGTCGCTCGTCAAGCAGTAACGGGTAGCGCGGATTACGATCCCGCACGCGCCGAAACCGACCGCCCGTCTGCGCTTCGCGCGTGGGTGTACGCCGACGTGGCAGCGCTCCGTGAGCGGGTCAGAAACGTCTCGGTGGACGTCGCGGCACAGGAAACCGCCACCGGTCACGCCAACACCGCAGCTACACTGGCGGCGGCGCTCCGCGACCGGCGAGCGGAACTGGTCGATGCCCCGGCGACGTACGACGGTGTCGCAGACCGGGTTCGTGTCGCCGCACGCGCGGCATATCTCGATACGGTCCTCGCACGACTGGACGAACGGGCCGCCGAGGCCGCCGGTCGGAACGACCGACTTCAGGACGCACTCGCTTCGCGCGGTGTGAACGCAACGGCGACGCGGGACCGTCTGTCGAGTCGGACGACCGCCGATACCCGCGAATTGTCGAACAGTTCAGCGGCGTTCGTCCCCGACGGCGACCCGGCGTATCTCTCGCTGTCGGGCGTCGATGGACGAGCCATCGATGGTGTCGCAGACGACGCCACATACACCCCACTCGCCGCGCGCAACACCAACCTGTTCACGCTTCCGTACGGGGACCTCGCTGACGCTGTCGTCGGTGACATCTTCGGTCCCGGCGGTGAGGTGTCGCTCAGAACTGCCGGGCGCGCACTCGTCGCCGCGGACCGGACGCTCGCCGTCCAATCCGATTCGACGCTCCGCCGCCGAAGCAACGAACTCCGAAAGGAGGTCAAGCACTCGCTCGCTCCCGTCCGTGAGACGGCCGCATCGACGGTCGAACGCGAGACGGACCTGACGCACGCAGAGAGCGAAGATGCTGTTGCCGCCGGACTCGCCCACTGGGACGGCGTCGGCCAACGTGCTGTCGCCGCGTCGAACGACTCACTGGCGACCGCGATAGCGACGGAAGCGGATCTGGACGGAGAGATGGCTCAGGACCGCGTGGCGACTGCGCTCCGTGTCGAGTTGCGCGAGACGACCACAGCATCGCGGGTTCGCGTTTCGGAGGCGGCCGTGAACGGAACCGCGACTCGGACGCGGACGCTCGTGCGAGAACTCGGCCGGGAAGCGGCCTCCCGCGGTGCGGACCGCCTGACGAGTCACGCGCTGAACGGGACGCTCGGTGCGGTTCCGGCGGGGCTTCCGCTCTCGCCGACGATGAGTCCGTGGGTCGCGACGACGAATCTCTGGGTAGTCGAAGCACACGGTGCGTACGCTCGCTTTACCGTTTCGGCGGGTGACGGTGCGGTGCCGACGACGTACGTCCGCGATGGGTCCGTCGTTCGTTTGGACGTTGACGGTGACGGAAGTCGAGAGGCCATCGGATCGAACGAACGCATCGGCTTCGAGCTACGGACCGTCGTCGTCGCCGCGGTTCCACCCGGCGGTAACGGCGTCGGAGACATCGACGGCGACGCCTTCGAGACATCCGAGGCGTGGTCCGGTTCGGCACCGGGGCCACGATGTGATACGCCGACGGGGCGGTGTCCGCGGGAGTAA